The Burkholderia mallei ATCC 23344 genome has a window encoding:
- the uvrB gene encoding excinuclease ABC subunit UvrB yields MSEHHSDTRDDLDESKFVTFEGSPFQLYQPYPPSGDQPTAIATLVEGVEDGLSFQTLLGVTGSGKTYTMANTIARLGRPAIVFAPNKTLAAQLYAEFREFFPRNAVEYFVSYYDYYQPEAYVPQRDLFIEKDSSINEHIEQMRLSATKSLMERRDVVIVATVSAIYGIGNPSEYHQMILTLRTGDKIGQREVIARLIAMQYTRNEQDFQRGTFRVRGDTIDIFPAEHAEMAVRVELFDDEVDTLHLFDPLTGRVRQKIPRFTVYPSSHYVTPRETVMRAVETIKDELRERLEFFHRDGKLVEAQRLEQRTRFDLEMLQELGFCKGIENYSRHFSGAAPGEPPPTLVDYLPPDALMLLDESHVLIGQLNGMYNGDRARKENLVDYGFRLPSALDNRPLKFPEFERKMRQVVFVSATPADYEQRVSGQTAEQVVRPTGLVDPQIEVRPASTQVDDVLSEITERVKANERVLITVLTKRMAEQLTEFLADHGVKVRYLHSDIDTVERVEIIRDLRLGTFDVLVGINLLREGLDIPEVSLVAILDADKEGFLRAERSLIQTIGRAARNVNGKALLYADRITDSMRRAIDETERRRAKQIAYNEKMGITPRGVVKRIKDIIDGVYNADEARAELKEAQQRAKFEDMSEKQIAKEIKRLEKQMADYAKNLEFEKAAQTRDQLALLRERVFGANVGDHVSGGE; encoded by the coding sequence ATGTCCGAACACCACTCCGACACCCGTGACGATCTAGACGAATCGAAATTCGTGACGTTCGAAGGTTCTCCGTTTCAGCTGTATCAGCCTTATCCGCCGTCGGGCGACCAGCCCACCGCGATCGCGACGCTCGTCGAAGGCGTCGAGGATGGCTTGTCGTTCCAGACGCTGCTCGGCGTGACGGGCTCCGGCAAGACCTACACGATGGCGAACACGATCGCGCGGCTCGGCCGTCCGGCGATCGTGTTCGCGCCGAACAAGACGCTCGCCGCGCAGTTGTACGCGGAGTTCCGCGAGTTTTTCCCGCGCAACGCGGTCGAGTACTTCGTGTCGTACTACGACTACTACCAGCCGGAAGCGTACGTGCCGCAGCGCGATCTCTTCATCGAGAAGGATTCGTCGATCAACGAGCACATCGAGCAGATGCGGCTGTCGGCGACGAAGAGCCTGATGGAGCGGCGCGATGTCGTGATCGTCGCGACGGTGTCGGCGATCTACGGTATCGGCAATCCGTCCGAATACCACCAGATGATCCTCACGCTGCGCACGGGCGACAAGATCGGCCAGCGCGAGGTGATCGCGCGGCTGATCGCGATGCAGTACACGCGCAACGAGCAGGACTTCCAGCGCGGCACGTTTCGCGTGCGCGGCGACACGATCGACATCTTCCCGGCCGAGCACGCGGAGATGGCGGTGCGCGTCGAGCTGTTCGACGACGAAGTCGATACGCTGCACCTGTTCGATCCGCTGACGGGGCGCGTGCGGCAGAAGATTCCGCGCTTCACCGTCTATCCGTCGTCGCACTACGTGACGCCGCGCGAGACTGTGATGCGCGCGGTCGAGACGATCAAGGACGAATTGCGCGAGCGTCTCGAATTCTTCCATCGCGACGGCAAGCTCGTCGAGGCGCAGCGCCTCGAGCAGCGCACCCGGTTCGACCTCGAGATGCTGCAGGAGCTCGGCTTCTGCAAGGGCATCGAGAATTATTCGCGGCACTTCTCCGGCGCGGCGCCGGGCGAGCCGCCGCCGACCCTCGTCGACTATCTGCCGCCCGACGCGCTGATGCTGCTCGACGAATCGCACGTGCTGATCGGCCAGTTGAACGGCATGTACAACGGCGATCGCGCGCGCAAGGAAAACCTCGTCGATTACGGGTTCCGGCTGCCGTCGGCGCTCGATAACCGGCCGCTCAAGTTTCCCGAGTTCGAGCGCAAGATGCGCCAGGTGGTGTTCGTGTCGGCGACGCCCGCCGACTACGAGCAGCGCGTGTCCGGCCAGACCGCCGAGCAGGTCGTGCGGCCGACCGGGCTCGTCGATCCGCAGATCGAGGTGCGCCCGGCGAGCACGCAGGTGGACGACGTGCTCTCCGAGATCACCGAGCGGGTGAAGGCGAACGAGCGCGTGCTGATCACCGTGCTCACGAAGCGCATGGCCGAGCAATTGACCGAATTCCTCGCCGACCACGGGGTCAAGGTCCGCTATCTGCACAGCGACATCGACACCGTCGAGCGCGTCGAGATCATCCGAGACCTGCGGCTCGGCACGTTCGACGTGCTGGTCGGGATCAACCTGCTGCGCGAGGGCCTCGACATTCCGGAAGTGTCGCTCGTCGCGATTCTCGATGCGGACAAGGAGGGCTTCCTGCGCGCCGAGCGCTCGCTGATCCAGACGATCGGCCGCGCGGCGCGCAACGTGAACGGCAAGGCGCTCCTGTACGCGGACCGGATCACCGATTCGATGCGCCGCGCGATCGACGAGACCGAGCGCCGCCGCGCAAAGCAGATCGCATACAACGAAAAGATGGGCATTACGCCGCGCGGCGTCGTGAAGCGGATCAAGGACATCATCGATGGCGTGTACAACGCCGACGAGGCGCGCGCCGAGCTGAAGGAGGCGCAGCAGCGCGCGAAATTCGAGGACATGTCCGAGAAGCAGATCGCGAAGGAAATCAAGCGGCTCGAAAAGCAGATGGCCGATTACGCGAAAAATCTCGAGTTCGAGAAAGCCGCGCAGACGCGCGACCAGCTCGCGCTGCTGCGCGAACGGGTGTTCGGCGCGAATGTCGGCGATCACGTGAGCGGGGGCGAGTGA
- a CDS encoding iron transporter produces MLRSSFVRSGVALAAACAALSATAAEYPIGKHQIQGGMEIGAVYLQPITMDPEGMMRKASDSDIHLEADIHAVKNNPTGFAEGDWMPYLQVTYKLTKQGDAKWAAQGDLMGMVASDGPHYGDNVKLNGPGKYHLTLVVKPPMQTGHMAFGRHVDKETGVGAWFKPITLEYDFPFAGIGKKGGY; encoded by the coding sequence ATGTTGCGTTCTTCCTTTGTCCGCAGCGGTGTCGCGTTGGCGGCCGCGTGCGCTGCGCTGTCGGCGACGGCGGCCGAATACCCGATCGGCAAGCATCAGATTCAAGGCGGGATGGAGATCGGCGCGGTGTATCTGCAGCCGATCACGATGGACCCGGAAGGGATGATGCGCAAGGCGTCGGATTCGGACATCCACCTCGAGGCCGATATCCATGCGGTCAAGAACAACCCGACGGGTTTCGCCGAAGGCGACTGGATGCCGTATCTGCAAGTCACGTACAAGCTGACCAAGCAGGGCGACGCGAAGTGGGCGGCGCAGGGCGATCTGATGGGCATGGTCGCGAGCGACGGTCCGCACTACGGCGACAACGTGAAGCTCAACGGCCCGGGCAAGTATCACCTGACGCTCGTCGTGAAGCCGCCGATGCAGACGGGCCACATGGCGTTCGGCCGCCACGTCGACAAGGAAACCGGCGTCGGCGCGTGGTTCAAGCCGATCACGCTCGAATACGATTTCCCGTTCGCCGGCATCGGCAAGAAGGGCGGGTACTGA
- a CDS encoding cupredoxin domain-containing protein has protein sequence MTFPRAYAFAAAILVAGAAHAADLPTFRLEMADGKLNPARIEVPAGQRIKIQIRNTGKGAVEFESVQLRKEKVLAPGGESFVVIAPLSPGEYKFFDDFHQQAQGVIVAK, from the coding sequence ATGACATTCCCCAGAGCATACGCATTCGCCGCCGCGATCCTCGTCGCCGGCGCCGCGCACGCGGCCGATCTGCCGACCTTCAGGCTCGAGATGGCCGACGGCAAGCTCAATCCGGCGCGCATCGAAGTGCCGGCCGGCCAGCGCATCAAGATTCAGATCCGCAATACGGGCAAGGGCGCCGTCGAGTTCGAGAGCGTGCAGCTGCGCAAGGAGAAGGTGCTCGCGCCGGGCGGCGAATCGTTCGTCGTGATCGCGCCGCTGTCGCCGGGCGAGTACAAGTTTTTCGACGATTTTCACCAGCAGGCGCAAGGCGTCATCGTCGCAAAGTAA
- a CDS encoding FTR1 family iron permease: protein MGQILFIVWRESVEALLVVGILYAWLKNGDDEARRGLPYLWAGVGAGLLMAVGLGAALVGFTEVLSGDAQDYFQTAMVLIACVLIVQMVLWMKQHGRTLKRDMERSLQKSTQDANWWGVAVLVALAIAREGSETAIFLYGLGFGQSGHVDGSQMLAVLIGLGLAFLTFYVLQLGGKYFSWRHFFRVTEIMLLFLGAGLFQTGIDKLIDKEILPLGIAQLWDTSAILDDSSTFGSLVSTLTGYRAHPSLTNLVAYVAYWAIVYLLLKRAARRPAATAGRPA, encoded by the coding sequence ATGGGTCAGATCTTGTTCATCGTCTGGCGGGAGAGCGTCGAGGCGTTGCTCGTCGTCGGCATCCTCTACGCGTGGCTGAAGAACGGCGACGACGAAGCGCGCCGCGGCCTGCCTTACCTGTGGGCGGGCGTCGGCGCCGGCCTGCTGATGGCGGTGGGCCTGGGCGCCGCGCTCGTCGGCTTCACCGAGGTGCTGTCGGGCGACGCGCAGGACTACTTTCAGACCGCGATGGTGCTGATCGCGTGCGTGCTGATCGTGCAGATGGTGCTGTGGATGAAGCAGCACGGGCGCACGCTCAAGCGCGACATGGAGCGCTCTTTGCAGAAGAGCACGCAGGACGCGAACTGGTGGGGCGTCGCGGTGCTTGTCGCGCTCGCGATCGCGCGCGAGGGCAGCGAGACGGCGATCTTCCTCTACGGGCTCGGCTTCGGCCAGTCTGGCCACGTCGACGGCAGCCAGATGCTCGCCGTGCTGATCGGCCTGGGCCTCGCGTTCCTGACGTTCTACGTGCTGCAGCTCGGTGGCAAGTATTTCTCGTGGCGGCACTTTTTTCGCGTCACCGAAATCATGCTGCTGTTTCTTGGCGCGGGCCTGTTCCAGACGGGTATCGACAAGCTGATCGACAAGGAAATCCTGCCGCTCGGCATCGCGCAATTGTGGGATACGTCGGCGATCCTCGACGATTCGAGCACGTTCGGCTCGCTCGTGTCGACGTTGACCGGCTATCGCGCGCATCCGTCGTTGACCAATCTCGTCGCCTACGTGGCCTACTGGGCGATCGTCTATCTGCTGCTCAAGCGCGCCGCGCGCCGCCCGGCGGCGACTGCGGGGCGGCCGGCATGA
- a CDS encoding 4Fe-4S binding protein, with protein sequence MSAVAGCRRTSLVAQAGHWMQRHGALIRGIQWVVVLVYAFLILVPAFTPLPDDTAHLWSNLTLAAQFVFWGIWWPFVLLSMVMLGRVWCGVLCPEGALSEFASKFGRGRAIPRWMRWGGWPFVAFGLTTIYGQMVSVYQYPRAVLLVLGGSTLAAIVIGFLYGREKRVWCRYLCPVNGVFSLLARLSPLRYKVDEDAWRRSYRKGEDGHRVIPINCAPLVPLRNMKGAAACHMCGRCSGHRGAIELTARSPSEEVVALGDRQASSWDTALILYGLLGIAIGAFHWTVSPWFVQIKQTLAGWLIDHDIMWPLDTNAPWFIFTHYPEHNDVFSWLDGSLVIAYIVGTGLAYGTALAVLLAGAAAMLGRFERVRLHHLAQALIPLAGAGVFLGLSATTLSLLRAEHVPLGWAPDVRIAILVGANLWSAWLAWLVTGRYASWPRRLLAMLWFGAALAVVDSAWWLMFWGF encoded by the coding sequence ATGAGCGCCGTCGCCGGCTGTCGCCGCACGAGCCTCGTCGCGCAAGCCGGGCACTGGATGCAGCGCCACGGCGCGCTGATCCGCGGCATCCAGTGGGTGGTCGTGCTCGTCTATGCGTTCCTGATTCTCGTGCCGGCGTTCACGCCGCTGCCCGACGACACCGCGCATCTGTGGAGCAACCTGACGCTCGCCGCGCAGTTCGTTTTCTGGGGCATCTGGTGGCCGTTCGTGCTGCTGTCGATGGTGATGCTCGGCCGTGTCTGGTGCGGCGTGCTGTGCCCCGAGGGCGCATTGAGCGAGTTCGCGAGCAAGTTCGGCCGCGGCCGCGCGATTCCGCGCTGGATGCGCTGGGGCGGCTGGCCGTTCGTCGCATTCGGCCTGACGACGATCTACGGGCAGATGGTGAGCGTCTATCAGTACCCGCGCGCCGTGTTGCTCGTGCTCGGCGGCTCGACGCTCGCCGCGATCGTGATCGGCTTCCTGTATGGGCGCGAAAAGCGCGTGTGGTGCCGCTATCTGTGCCCGGTGAACGGCGTCTTTTCGCTGCTCGCGCGCCTTTCGCCGCTGCGCTACAAGGTCGACGAGGATGCGTGGCGCCGCTCTTACAGGAAAGGCGAGGACGGCCATCGCGTGATTCCGATCAACTGCGCGCCGCTCGTGCCGCTGCGCAACATGAAGGGCGCGGCGGCGTGCCACATGTGCGGCCGATGCAGCGGGCACCGCGGCGCGATCGAACTGACGGCGCGCTCGCCGTCCGAGGAAGTGGTCGCGCTCGGCGACAGGCAGGCGAGCAGCTGGGACACGGCGCTCATCCTGTACGGCCTGCTCGGCATCGCGATCGGCGCGTTCCACTGGACGGTGAGCCCATGGTTCGTGCAGATCAAGCAGACGCTCGCGGGCTGGCTGATCGATCACGACATCATGTGGCCGCTCGATACGAACGCGCCCTGGTTCATCTTCACGCACTATCCCGAGCACAATGATGTGTTTTCGTGGCTCGACGGCTCGCTCGTCATCGCGTACATCGTCGGTACGGGCCTCGCGTACGGCACGGCGCTCGCCGTGCTGCTCGCCGGCGCCGCCGCGATGCTCGGCCGGTTCGAGCGCGTGCGGCTCCATCACCTTGCACAGGCGCTGATTCCGCTCGCGGGCGCGGGCGTGTTCCTCGGTTTGTCGGCGACGACGCTGTCGCTGCTGCGCGCCGAGCACGTGCCGCTCGGCTGGGCGCCGGACGTGCGCATCGCGATCCTCGTCGGTGCGAATCTGTGGAGCGCGTGGCTCGCGTGGCTGGTCACCGGCCGCTATGCGAGCTGGCCGCGGCGGCTGCTCGCGATGCTCTGGTTCGGCGCCGCGCTCGCGGTGGTCGACAGCGCGTGGTGGCTGATGTTCTGGGGTTTCTGA
- a CDS encoding GlcG/HbpS family heme-binding protein encodes MRTKPVLTSDDVNKMAAAAEAFAAANQWAVTVAIFDDGAHLLHLHRMDGAAPSTVEMAIGKGRTAALGRRESKVYEDIVLQGRISFLSVPLVGLVEGGVPIVVDGETVGAIGVSGVKSEQDAAVARAGIAALTDAG; translated from the coding sequence ATGAGAACCAAACCCGTTCTGACGAGCGACGACGTGAACAAGATGGCGGCCGCCGCCGAGGCGTTCGCGGCCGCGAATCAGTGGGCCGTGACGGTCGCGATCTTCGACGACGGCGCGCATCTGCTGCATCTTCACCGAATGGACGGCGCCGCGCCGAGCACCGTCGAGATGGCGATCGGCAAGGGCCGTACGGCCGCGCTCGGCCGTCGCGAGAGCAAGGTCTACGAAGACATCGTGCTGCAGGGGCGCATATCGTTCCTGAGCGTGCCGCTCGTCGGCCTGGTCGAGGGCGGCGTGCCGATCGTCGTCGACGGCGAGACGGTGGGGGCGATCGGCGTGTCGGGCGTGAAGTCCGAGCAGGATGCGGCCGTCGCCCGCGCGGGGATCGCCGCGTTGACCGACGCCGGCTGA
- a CDS encoding IS3-like element IS407 family transposase (programmed frameshift), producing the protein MKKRFTEQQIIGFLKEAEAGMPVKELCRKHGFSDASFYTWRAKFGGMEVSEARRLKGLEVENARLKKLLAEAMLDMEALKVVVKGKPLSPQAKREAVLAIREKVNISERRACRLVGLSRSVLHYDAKPDHENEVLAARLVKLAHERRRFGYRRLHALVEREGTHANHKRIYRLYREAGLAVRRRRKRHGVMIEREQLALPGAPNEVWSIDFVMDALSNGRRVKCLTVVDDFTKEAVDIVVDHGISGLYVARALDRAARFRGYPKAVRTDQGPEFTSRALDQWAYANGVTLKLIQAGKPTQNAYIESFNGKFRDECLNEHWFTTLAHARAVIAAWRQDYNEQRPHSALNYLAPSEFAAKHRATADAPAAFQELV; encoded by the exons ATGAAGAAGCGCTTTACGGAACAGCAAATCATCGGGTTTCTGAAGGAAGCCGAGGCCGGTATGCCGGTCAAGGAACTGTGCAGGAAGCATGGGTTCAGTGACGCGTCGTTCTACACCTGGCGCGCGAAGTTCGGCGGCATGGAAGTCTCGGAAGCCCGCCGGCTCAAGGGCCTCGAGGTGGAGAATGCCCGACTGAAGAAACTGCTGGCCGAAGCAATGCTCGATATGGAAGCGTTGAAGGTTGTCGTCAAGGGAAAGC CCCTGAGCCCGCAAGCCAAACGCGAAGCAGTGTTGGCGATTCGGGAGAAGGTCAACATCTCCGAGCGCCGCGCCTGCCGGCTTGTCGGGCTTTCTCGCAGCGTGCTGCATTACGACGCGAAGCCGGACCACGAGAATGAGGTGCTCGCGGCGCGTCTGGTGAAGTTGGCGCACGAACGTCGTCGATTCGGCTACCGCCGACTGCACGCCCTGGTGGAACGCGAAGGCACGCACGCCAATCACAAGCGCATCTATCGCCTGTACCGTGAGGCAGGGCTGGCTGTGCGGCGCCGTCGCAAGCGCCACGGCGTCATGATTGAGCGCGAGCAACTGGCATTGCCGGGCGCACCCAACGAGGTATGGTCAATCGATTTCGTGATGGATGCGCTTTCCAACGGCCGGCGCGTGAAGTGCCTGACCGTCGTCGACGATTTCACGAAAGAGGCTGTCGACATCGTCGTCGACCATGGCATCTCAGGTTTGTATGTCGCTCGGGCATTGGACCGTGCAGCTCGCTTCCGTGGCTATCCCAAGGCGGTGCGAACAGACCAGGGACCCGAATTTACGAGCCGCGCGCTTGACCAGTGGGCGTATGCGAACGGCGTCACGCTGAAGTTGATTCAGGCGGGCAAGCCCACGCAGAATGCGTACATCGAATCGTTCAACGGCAAGTTCCGCGACGAATGCCTTAACGAGCACTGGTTCACGACGCTCGCGCACGCTCGGGCAGTCATCGCGGCATGGCGTCAGGACTACAACGAGCAAAGGCCGCACAGCGCACTGAACTACCTTGCGCCGTCAGAGTTTGCGGCGAAACATCGGGCAACCGCGGACGCTCCTGCCGCTTTCCAGGAGTTGGTTTAA
- a CDS encoding dihydroneopterin aldolase: protein MKPVEEPFAALDPARSRGRGWSVFVDALKVPARIGIHAHEHAAPQPVVIDARLAYRREPSEASGDGWIDYDAYCARIASFLARKPHTRLLETLALEIAVLSFDEWPALDALTLALHKPKIRPGTKRVGVELDWTRGDYRAWRAASEPNGASSG from the coding sequence ATGAAGCCCGTCGAAGAGCCGTTCGCGGCACTCGATCCGGCGCGCTCGCGCGGGCGCGGGTGGAGCGTATTCGTCGACGCGCTGAAGGTGCCGGCGCGCATCGGCATCCATGCGCACGAGCACGCGGCGCCGCAGCCCGTCGTGATCGACGCGCGGCTCGCGTATCGGCGCGAGCCGTCGGAGGCGAGCGGCGACGGCTGGATCGACTATGACGCATATTGCGCGCGGATCGCGTCGTTCCTCGCGCGCAAGCCGCATACGCGGCTGCTCGAGACGCTCGCGCTCGAAATCGCCGTGCTGTCGTTCGACGAGTGGCCGGCGCTCGATGCGTTGACGCTCGCGCTGCACAAGCCGAAGATCCGGCCGGGAACGAAGCGGGTCGGCGTCGAGCTCGACTGGACGCGCGGCGATTACCGGGCGTGGCGCGCGGCGAGTGAGCCGAATGGCGCGTCGTCGGGATGA
- the rpsU gene encoding 30S ribosomal protein S21 yields MTTIVLNPNEPVEVALRRFRRSIERTGLIKELRARTSYEKPTTERKRKKAAAVARLRKQVRRSMPPKKKY; encoded by the coding sequence TTGACCACGATCGTTCTCAACCCCAATGAACCGGTAGAAGTCGCACTGCGGCGTTTTCGTCGCTCGATCGAAAGAACTGGCCTGATCAAGGAGCTTCGCGCACGGACGAGCTATGAGAAGCCCACCACCGAGCGCAAGCGGAAGAAGGCCGCGGCCGTCGCGCGACTGCGCAAGCAGGTTCGCCGATCGATGCCGCCGAAGAAGAAGTATTGA
- a CDS encoding cold-shock protein, whose protein sequence is MDTGTVKWFNETKGFGFITPDSGGDDLFAHFSEIRSEGYKTLAENQKVSFETKRGPKGLQAANIKPL, encoded by the coding sequence ATGGATACCGGTACCGTCAAGTGGTTCAACGAGACCAAGGGTTTTGGCTTCATCACGCCGGATTCGGGCGGCGACGATCTGTTCGCGCATTTCTCCGAAATCCGCAGTGAGGGATACAAGACGCTGGCCGAGAACCAGAAGGTGAGCTTCGAGACGAAGCGGGGCCCGAAAGGCCTCCAGGCTGCCAACATCAAGCCGCTGTAA
- a CDS encoding DUF3761 domain-containing protein, which produces MKTIAIVSALAAGLCFSISSFAQAPASAPVGTTGLCKDGSFYSGASKKGACSGHKGLKTWYGASKAAASAPAAASGASSPAAATKGAAPAGAPGQVWVNTDTKVYHCATDKYYGKTKHGEYMSEAAAKAKGFRASHGKTCS; this is translated from the coding sequence ATGAAAACGATCGCCATTGTCTCGGCACTCGCCGCCGGCCTGTGCTTCTCGATCAGCAGCTTCGCGCAAGCGCCGGCGAGCGCGCCCGTCGGCACGACCGGCCTTTGCAAGGACGGCTCGTTCTACTCCGGCGCATCGAAGAAAGGCGCATGCTCGGGCCACAAGGGCCTGAAGACGTGGTACGGCGCATCGAAGGCCGCGGCGTCGGCCCCGGCGGCCGCTTCGGGCGCGTCCAGCCCGGCCGCTGCGACGAAAGGTGCGGCGCCTGCCGGCGCGCCCGGCCAGGTTTGGGTAAATACCGACACCAAGGTGTACCACTGCGCAACCGACAAGTACTACGGCAAGACCAAGCACGGCGAATACATGTCGGAAGCAGCCGCGAAGGCGAAGGGCTTCCGCGCGTCGCACGGCAAGACGTGTTCGTGA
- a CDS encoding 2-hydroxyacid dehydrogenase — protein sequence MKPRLLVLIPLRDHAHAHIADVFDILYALTPDQRRRAIAERGAAVQAVLTNGTTGLFAEEIACLPALEFVAALGAGYENIALDDARSRGITVVNGAGTNDDCVADHAFALLLAAVRAVPKLDAACRAGVWRDALPMRPNMSGKKLGIVGLGNIGQKIARRAAGFDLEIGYHNRRPREGAAYRYFAGLDALAHWADFLVVATPGGAATHHLIDARILDALGERGFLVNVSRGSVVDTAALADALREGRVAGAGLDVYEGEPQPPRALAALDSVVLTPHVGGWSPEALERSVRQFLENAARHFAGRPVLTPI from the coding sequence ATGAAGCCTCGATTGCTCGTGCTGATCCCGCTGCGCGACCACGCGCATGCACACATTGCCGACGTCTTCGACATCCTCTACGCCCTCACGCCCGACCAGCGCCGCCGCGCGATCGCCGAGCGCGGCGCCGCCGTGCAGGCGGTGCTGACGAACGGCACGACGGGCCTCTTCGCCGAAGAGATCGCCTGCCTGCCGGCGCTGGAGTTCGTCGCCGCGCTGGGTGCCGGCTACGAGAACATCGCGCTCGACGATGCGCGCTCGCGCGGCATCACGGTCGTCAACGGCGCGGGCACGAACGACGATTGCGTCGCCGATCACGCGTTCGCGCTGCTGCTCGCCGCGGTGCGCGCCGTTCCGAAGCTCGATGCGGCATGCCGTGCGGGCGTGTGGCGCGATGCGCTGCCGATGCGGCCGAACATGTCCGGCAAGAAGCTCGGGATCGTCGGGCTCGGCAACATCGGGCAGAAGATCGCGCGCCGCGCGGCGGGCTTCGATCTCGAGATCGGCTATCACAACCGGCGGCCGCGCGAGGGTGCCGCGTACCGCTATTTCGCCGGGCTCGACGCGCTCGCGCACTGGGCGGACTTTCTCGTCGTCGCGACGCCGGGCGGCGCGGCGACGCACCACCTGATCGACGCGCGCATCCTCGATGCGCTCGGCGAGCGCGGCTTTCTCGTCAACGTGTCGCGCGGCAGCGTCGTCGATACGGCGGCGCTCGCCGACGCGTTGCGCGAGGGGCGCGTCGCGGGCGCGGGGCTCGACGTCTACGAAGGCGAGCCGCAGCCGCCGCGCGCGCTCGCGGCGCTCGACAGCGTCGTGCTGACGCCGCATGTGGGCGGCTGGTCGCCGGAGGCGCTCGAGCGCTCGGTGCGCCAGTTCCTCGAGAACGCGGCGCGCCATTTCGCGGGGCGGCCGGTCCTGACGCCGATCTGA
- a CDS encoding OsmC family protein → MSTYTAEVAWQKQESETFADNRYSRKHEWRFDGGVRVPASSSPHVVRVPFSDPTAVDPEEAFVAALSSCHMLWFLSLAAQKQFVVTGYRDVAEGTMAKNAQGKAAMTRVVLRPHVTFGGERAPTRDDVDALHHAAHDACYLANSVRTDIDIEGSWAHAPAR, encoded by the coding sequence ATGTCGACCTACACGGCAGAAGTGGCATGGCAGAAGCAGGAAAGCGAGACGTTTGCGGACAACCGCTACAGCAGGAAGCACGAGTGGCGCTTCGACGGCGGCGTGCGCGTGCCGGCGTCGAGTTCGCCGCACGTGGTGCGCGTGCCGTTTTCCGATCCGACGGCGGTCGATCCGGAAGAGGCGTTCGTCGCGGCGCTGTCGAGTTGCCACATGCTCTGGTTCCTGTCGCTCGCCGCGCAGAAGCAGTTCGTCGTGACCGGCTATCGCGATGTCGCCGAAGGCACGATGGCGAAGAATGCGCAGGGCAAGGCGGCGATGACGCGCGTCGTGCTCAGGCCGCACGTGACGTTCGGCGGCGAGCGCGCGCCGACGCGCGACGATGTCGATGCGCTGCACCATGCGGCGCACGACGCTTGCTATCTCGCGAACTCGGTCAGGACCGACATCGACATCGAAGGAAGCTGGGCGCACGCGCCCGCGCGTTGA